The Desulfobacterales bacterium genome contains the following window.
GGGGCAAGGAAAGTTGTCCCCATGTTTTTATTTGTCGAACAGATCTTTCTGTTCTTGACGGTTCTCTTTCCGTTCCTGATACTTTACATATTTTCGGATCATATCCGAATCTAAGCCTACTGTATCAACACAGTATCCTCGGGCCCAAAAACTGTTGCCCCAGTAGGGCTTGCTCTTTAATTTTTTAAACCTGTTAAACACACGAATTGCCGTTCTGCCTTTTATCATTCCCACATAATCGGATATTGATATTTTCGGTGGAACCATCACAAGAAGGTGAACATGGTCAATCTGTATATTTAATTCTACTATTTCACTCGATTTTTGTTCGGAAAATGATCTGATGCAGTTCTCAACTTCAGATGCTATTTGCCCATTTAATACCCGGTACCGATATTTTGATACCCATACAATATGATATTGGCAATGCCAGATTGTTTGTGTTAATTTTCGAAATCGGCTCATTTGTTACTCCTTGATCATAGGTTGTGGGGACAACTTGATCATTGAGTAACATTGAGTCGTACAGATGGCAAAGCCACTGTACTCTGACCTGGCCCAAAGGGCCAGGGTTTCTATGTTGGACTAAAATCCCAATGTTGATGGTATCGTAAAAAGTACTCCAATTGTCATGCCGGACTTGATCCGGCATCCAGAACCGTCTGAAATTCTTGGATTCCCGCCTTCGCGGGAATGACGAAAGAGGCGCATTTTCGACTTTTTACAAGATCATCAACATTGAGATTTGTTTGTAATTTGATGCTTGGAATTTGTATTTTTAAACACAAAAATCCAAGGTAAACTGATTAATTCTGATCGGACACTGAGGTGCCTGTTTTCTATGCTGAAATTTGATTCTCGACTCCTTGAATCCCAGAACCCTTGACGCCTTTCCCCAAAATATTGCTTGTCAGTTTTCGTTAAATAGTGGATACTTAATATGCACTGTCAGGCCTTGATCCTTTTCTGCGTGGATAAATATTACCCGCTATTCCGAAACATAAATCTGTTTCCATGGACCAAGCAGCCATATTCCGGGATTTATGACCATGGCACCTTTTTTGCTTTATAGATAACGATTATGCGGGAACAAATAAAAAAAAGCAGATTTTGGACGGGCGTGCCGCCCTGGATATTTATCGGCGCCGTGTTGATTTTGCTGCCGATATTCGCTTATCTGATCTATGAAAATATTCATCGCCAGAAGGAACACAGCACCCGACTGCTGCTGGAAAAAGGCGCAGCCCTGATCCGTTCTTTTGAGGCCGGAACCCGAACCGGCATGATGGGCATGGGCGGAACCGATTTTCGGCTCCAGAGACTGCTGAGTGAAACAGCCCAGCAGCCGGATATTGAATACCTCATGGTGACCGACGCGAATGGAAGGATTCTGGCCCATGATGAGCAGGGAAGTATCGGTTCCGTTTACGGCAAAGAACTCAACCTTCAAGAAATTTCCCGTTCCCAGGACCTTCACTGGCGGATTGTCACCCATCCGGAGGGGAAGAAGATATTCGAGGTTTTCCGCCGATTTGCGTCCACCGGCGGCGGGATGATGGGCATGCGGATGGGGCGCATGATGTTCGGCCGGCCGTTCGGATCCGAAAGAGACATCGGCGAAAATCCGGAACCATCCTTACAGGTCATATTTATCGGTCTGGACATGACCCCTATCGAACAGGCCCGCCTGGCCGACTCCCGCCACTCAATCATCATGGGAATCACTTTGCTGCTGGTGGGGTTTGCCGGCATCTTTCTACTGTTTCTTACCCAGAGTTACCGCGCCGCCAAAGCGTCGCTTTCCAGGATCAAGGCCTTTTCAGACAACCTGGTGGATAATATGCCCATCGGCCTGCTGGCCACCGATACATTTCAAAAAGTCGTTGCCATGAATTACGTGGCCGGCCGCATCCTTGAACTTTCCGTCCCGGACTCCATCGGCAAGGGCGCGGAACAGATCCTGCCAAAAGAACTTCTACAGCAGTTCCAAAGCTTAAATGTGTCCGGCGGCGTTGTGGAACAGGAAATCAACTGCACCTTAAAAAACGGTGCGGTTCTTCACCTTGAGGCCAACGCCACCCTGCTCAAGGATGAAACCGGGAATTTACTCGGGAGCGTCTTGCTGTTCAAAGACCTGAGCGAAGTCCGGGCCCTGCGCAAAGAAATTGCCAGGAACCAGCGGCTGGCCACAGTCGGCCGGCTGGCCGCCGGGGTTGCCCATGAAATCCGCAACCCCTTAAGTTCCATCAAGGGTTTTGCCACCTATTTCAAGGAAAGATATCAGGATGCCCCTGAAGACCTCCATATCGCCAATATCATGATTCAGGAAGTCGATCGCCTCAACCGGGTGGTAGGACAGCTCCTGGAATTCGCCCGGCCGGTCACCATTTCCAAACGGCCGCTGAACCTGAAAACATTTGTGGCCGATTCCCTCAAGCTGGTTGAAAGACAGGCCGCCGAAAAAACCATCCGTATTCGGACAAATCTTGCCGATTTTGCGGAAACCGTTCTGGTGGATCCGGATAAAATGAATCAGGTGCTGTTAAATCTTTATCTCAATGCAATCGAATCGATGGATGAAGGCGGCGGCAGCCTTAGCGTGACCCTGGCCGCGGACAACCCGGCCCGGCAGGTTGCCATCAGGATCGCCGATACCGGCAGCGGCATCCGGGAGCAGGACCTGGGCCACATCTTTGACCCCTATTTTACCACCAAGGCCGCCGGAACAGGACTCGGACTGGCGATTGCCCAGAAGATCATTGAGGGCCACGGCGGCGCCATCAAGATCGATAGCAACCCCCGCGGTACAACCGTCACGATTTTTTTACCCTTTACAGCAGGAACAGAGAGCCATGACAGCGCATAAAACGTTAATGGTGGTAGACGATGACAGGGCCCACCGCACCATGCTGCGGACACTTCTCAGCGGCTGGGGCTATAGCATCACCGAAGCCGATGACGGGTCTACCGCCATCGAACAGGTCCGGCAGCAGCCTTTTGATCTTATTTTGATGGATATCCGCATGGTTAAGGTTTCGGGTATAGAGGCCCTGGACAAGATCAAAGCCCTTAACCCGGCCATTCCGGTGATTATCATGACGGCCTATTCATCCATCGACTCAGCGGTGGATGCCCTTAAAAAAGGCGCCTATGATTATCTCACCAAACCGCTGGATTTTGACAAGCTGCGTCTGACGATTGAACGGGCCATGGAAAACCTGCGGCTCAAAGAAGAAAACCGCATGCTGAAAGAAAGCCTGGGAAAGCACTTTGACCGGCGCAATATCATCGGACAGAGCCCGGCCATCACCCGCCTGCTGGAAACCGTCGCCCAGGTGGCCCCGTCCGAGGCCACGGTTCTGATTACCGGCGAGTCCGGCACCGGCAAGGGGTTGATCGCCGGAACCATCCATTTCAACAGCCCCCGCAAAGACGGCCCGTTCGTTAAAACGAATTGTGCGGCCATCACTGAAACGCTGCTGGAATCCGAGCTTTTCGGGCACGA
Protein-coding sequences here:
- the tnpA gene encoding IS200/IS605 family transposase — encoded protein: MSRFRKLTQTIWHCQYHIVWVSKYRYRVLNGQIASEVENCIRSFSEQKSSEIVELNIQIDHVHLLVMVPPKISISDYVGMIKGRTAIRVFNRFKKLKSKPYWGNSFWARGYCVDTVGLDSDMIRKYVKYQERKENRQEQKDLFDK
- a CDS encoding ATP-binding protein, whose amino-acid sequence is MPPWIFIGAVLILLPIFAYLIYENIHRQKEHSTRLLLEKGAALIRSFEAGTRTGMMGMGGTDFRLQRLLSETAQQPDIEYLMVTDANGRILAHDEQGSIGSVYGKELNLQEISRSQDLHWRIVTHPEGKKIFEVFRRFASTGGGMMGMRMGRMMFGRPFGSERDIGENPEPSLQVIFIGLDMTPIEQARLADSRHSIIMGITLLLVGFAGIFLLFLTQSYRAAKASLSRIKAFSDNLVDNMPIGLLATDTFQKVVAMNYVAGRILELSVPDSIGKGAEQILPKELLQQFQSLNVSGGVVEQEINCTLKNGAVLHLEANATLLKDETGNLLGSVLLFKDLSEVRALRKEIARNQRLATVGRLAAGVAHEIRNPLSSIKGFATYFKERYQDAPEDLHIANIMIQEVDRLNRVVGQLLEFARPVTISKRPLNLKTFVADSLKLVERQAAEKTIRIRTNLADFAETVLVDPDKMNQVLLNLYLNAIESMDEGGGSLSVTLAADNPARQVAIRIADTGSGIREQDLGHIFDPYFTTKAAGTGLGLAIAQKIIEGHGGAIKIDSNPRGTTVTIFLPFTAGTESHDSA